One segment of Agrococcus sp. ProA11 DNA contains the following:
- a CDS encoding DNA-directed RNA polymerase subunit beta, whose product MADDFHRPTRFSNDWFERVEGDVDPVVRLQLASETANALLSRVRSGADPEVVERILRVAREDGIDIVAELWSQARPHTLPGTLWRVHLLHALVTQRADETSHLYQAGADALQTAAPVVAGVPAPATPAELRSLSETILRGVFSGDFAMALDRAAAFATVTAAGAVHVAHEDEPVHPERARARTLMAGRLTDIAEDLRVSAGMWRADSLA is encoded by the coding sequence ATGGCTGACGACTTCCACCGCCCCACCCGCTTCTCCAACGACTGGTTCGAACGAGTCGAGGGCGATGTCGACCCGGTCGTGCGGCTGCAGCTCGCCAGCGAGACGGCGAACGCACTGCTCTCCCGTGTGCGCTCCGGCGCCGACCCCGAGGTGGTCGAGCGCATCCTGCGCGTCGCGCGCGAGGATGGCATCGACATCGTGGCCGAGCTCTGGTCGCAGGCGCGCCCGCACACCCTGCCCGGCACGCTGTGGCGCGTGCACCTGCTGCACGCGCTCGTGACGCAGCGCGCAGACGAGACCTCCCACCTCTACCAGGCGGGGGCGGATGCGCTGCAGACAGCAGCGCCGGTCGTGGCCGGAGTGCCGGCACCCGCAACTCCTGCGGAGCTGCGCTCCCTGTCAGAGACGATCCTGCGCGGCGTCTTCTCCGGCGACTTCGCGATGGCGCTCGACCGCGCGGCCGCGTTCGCCACCGTGACCGCTGCGGGTGCCGTCCACGTCGCGCACGAGGATGAGCCGGTGCATCCGGAACGAGCACGAGCGCGCACACTGATGGCGGGCCGGCTGACGGACATCGCGGAGGACCTGCGCGTCAGCGCTGGCATGTGGCGAGCCGACTCGCTCGCCTGA
- the ectB gene encoding diaminobutyrate--2-oxoglutarate transaminase has product MERPDARSTGAADSDTSVFERRESAVRSYARSWPAVFAAAAGAEQITEQGETYLDFFAGAGALNYGHNHPVLQQAAIDYLASGAVVHSLDTHTPAKRAFLEAFEQHILAPRGLDHRVLFPGPTGTNAVEAALKTARKATGRQTIVSFTNAFHGMTLGSLAVTGNAKKRAAAGVPLPFGVTAPYEEPGMDAVAWLERAWSDSGSGIDLPAGVIVETVQGEGGLRVASAEWLRALADLCARFGVLLIVDEVQTGCGRTGTFFSFEAAGIVPDIICVSKSLSGYGMPMALTLLRPALDVWQPGEHNGTFRGFAPAFATATAALETFWADGDFAAAVRAKAEALDAGLQRIADDSGATLRGRGMLRGIRFEDPSVAGLVAAAAFDRKLLVETSGSNDEVVKLMPPLTITDEELQRGIALLHEAVRAATA; this is encoded by the coding sequence ATGGAACGGCCGGACGCACGGAGCACCGGCGCAGCCGACAGCGACACGAGCGTGTTCGAGCGCCGCGAATCCGCGGTGCGCTCCTACGCCCGCTCGTGGCCCGCGGTGTTCGCCGCCGCGGCCGGCGCCGAGCAGATCACCGAGCAGGGCGAGACCTACCTCGACTTCTTCGCCGGTGCGGGCGCGCTCAACTACGGTCACAACCACCCCGTGCTGCAGCAGGCGGCGATCGACTACCTCGCCAGCGGCGCCGTCGTGCACTCGCTCGACACCCACACGCCCGCGAAGCGCGCGTTCCTGGAGGCGTTCGAGCAGCACATCCTCGCGCCGCGCGGCCTCGATCACCGGGTGCTCTTCCCCGGCCCGACCGGCACGAATGCGGTCGAGGCGGCGCTGAAGACCGCGCGCAAGGCCACCGGGCGGCAGACCATCGTGTCGTTCACGAACGCGTTCCACGGCATGACGCTCGGCTCGCTCGCGGTCACGGGCAACGCCAAGAAGCGCGCTGCCGCCGGCGTGCCGCTGCCGTTCGGCGTCACCGCGCCGTACGAGGAGCCGGGCATGGATGCGGTGGCGTGGCTCGAGCGCGCGTGGTCCGACAGCGGCTCCGGCATCGACCTGCCGGCGGGCGTCATCGTCGAGACGGTGCAGGGTGAGGGCGGTCTCCGCGTCGCGAGCGCCGAGTGGCTGCGCGCGCTCGCCGACCTGTGCGCCCGCTTCGGCGTGCTGCTCATCGTGGACGAGGTGCAGACCGGATGCGGCCGCACCGGCACGTTCTTCTCCTTCGAGGCCGCTGGCATCGTGCCCGACATCATCTGCGTGTCGAAGTCGCTCTCCGGCTACGGCATGCCGATGGCGCTGACCCTGCTGCGGCCCGCGCTCGACGTGTGGCAGCCGGGCGAGCACAACGGCACCTTCCGCGGCTTCGCTCCCGCGTTCGCGACCGCGACGGCCGCGCTCGAGACCTTCTGGGCCGACGGCGACTTCGCCGCTGCGGTCCGCGCCAAGGCCGAGGCGCTCGACGCCGGGCTGCAGCGGATCGCGGACGACTCCGGCGCCACCCTGCGCGGTCGCGGCATGCTGCGCGGCATCCGCTTCGAGGACCCCAGCGTTGCCGGCCTCGTCGCAGCGGCGGCATTCGACCGCAAGCTGCTGGTCGAGACCTCCGGATCGAACGACGAGGTCGTGAAGCTCATGCCCCCGCTCACGATCACCGATGAGGAGCTGCAGCGAGGCATCGCGCTGCTCCACGAGGCAGTGCGCGCCGCGACGGCGTGA
- a CDS encoding GyrI-like domain-containing protein: protein MEKIDLKRSLDCYRAKPGEFRVVDVPPLQYLMIDGRGDPNTAPAFTRAVEALYPLAYALKFASRRELGREYVVMPLEGLWSASHMEAFTTARDKRQWEWTLLMLVPDWVDDELAAHAAESVRAKGAPARLADIRLERLEEGTCVQTLHVGSFDDEGPVLAELHDRYLPDHGLRETGRHHEIYLSDARRVAPAKHRTILRQPVAPAA from the coding sequence ATGGAGAAGATCGATCTCAAGCGTTCCCTGGACTGCTATCGGGCGAAGCCGGGCGAGTTCCGCGTCGTCGACGTGCCACCGCTGCAGTACCTGATGATCGATGGCCGCGGCGACCCGAACACGGCGCCCGCGTTCACGCGCGCTGTCGAGGCCCTCTACCCGCTCGCCTACGCGCTGAAGTTCGCGAGCAGGCGCGAGCTCGGCCGCGAGTACGTGGTGATGCCGCTCGAGGGGCTGTGGTCGGCGTCACACATGGAGGCGTTCACGACCGCGCGGGACAAGCGGCAGTGGGAGTGGACGCTGCTGATGCTGGTTCCGGACTGGGTCGACGACGAGCTCGCCGCGCATGCCGCGGAGTCGGTGCGCGCGAAGGGGGCTCCCGCGCGCCTCGCCGATATCCGGCTCGAGCGGCTCGAGGAGGGCACATGCGTGCAGACCCTGCACGTGGGATCGTTCGACGATGAGGGCCCTGTGCTCGCCGAGCTCCACGATCGCTACCTCCCAGACCATGGCCTGCGCGAGACCGGCCGACACCACGAGATCTACCTGAGCGACGCCCGACGCGTGGCGCCTGCGAAGCACCGCACGATCCTGCGACAGCCGGTGGCGCCAGCCGCCTGA
- the ectA gene encoding diaminobutyrate acetyltransferase: MIGTISLRSPRLDEGAALWALARDSERLDLNAPYAYMMWARDFHATTIVADVDDEIVGFITGYWRPDSPTTLMVWQVAVDERHRGRGIAGRMLDALAERTGAAAVETTITRANEASVRLFSSFAERRGAEHDVTGLFDVEHFPGDDSWEPELLHRIAPLRAEPREETDALNAMEEAIR, translated from the coding sequence ATGATCGGCACCATCTCGCTCCGGTCGCCGCGACTCGACGAGGGCGCCGCCCTGTGGGCGCTCGCGCGAGACAGCGAGCGACTCGATCTGAACGCGCCGTACGCCTACATGATGTGGGCGCGCGACTTCCACGCGACCACGATCGTCGCCGACGTCGACGACGAGATCGTCGGCTTCATCACCGGCTACTGGCGCCCCGACAGCCCCACGACGCTGATGGTGTGGCAGGTCGCCGTCGACGAGCGTCACCGGGGTCGCGGGATCGCCGGGCGCATGCTGGACGCGCTCGCGGAGCGCACCGGTGCGGCAGCGGTCGAGACGACCATCACGCGCGCCAACGAGGCCTCGGTGCGACTGTTCTCGTCGTTCGCCGAGCGCCGCGGCGCCGAGCACGACGTCACCGGCCTGTTCGACGTCGAGCACTTCCCGGGCGACGACAGCTGGGAGCCCGAGCTGCTGCACCGCATCGCCCCGCTGCGCGCCGAGCCGCGCGAGGAGACCGACGCACTCAACGCCATGGAGGAGGCCATCCGATGA
- a CDS encoding phosphate ABC transporter substrate-binding protein PstS produces MKFTKLGRAAVVAAAGALLLSSCAANEGTETAPEGEGASGETQLSGNLAGAGASSMGAAQEAWIAGFQTQNQDVNITYDPAGSGAGREQFIAGGVGFAGSDAYLKDEELEGTFGACAPDSLPVDLPIYISPIAVIFNVEGVDTLNLDASTIAQIFSGEITNWNDPAIADQNPDATLPDATITAVHRSDDSGTTENFTEYLAATAESDWSEGVFETWPSTYGGEGAQGTSGVVDAVTNGTNTIGYADASRAGGLGTVALQVGEEYVPFTAEAAAAAVDASPRVEGRHEGDLAVELDRTTTEAGVYPLVLISYAIACTEYTDADTAELVKGYLSYIASEEGQQAGAENAGNAPISDDLRAEILAVVDTIQ; encoded by the coding sequence GTGAAGTTCACGAAGCTTGGCCGCGCTGCGGTCGTCGCCGCAGCAGGTGCGCTGCTGCTCAGCTCCTGCGCCGCCAACGAAGGCACGGAGACCGCGCCCGAGGGCGAGGGTGCCTCGGGCGAGACGCAGCTGTCGGGCAACCTGGCAGGGGCGGGCGCCTCGTCGATGGGCGCCGCGCAGGAGGCCTGGATCGCTGGCTTCCAGACCCAGAACCAGGACGTCAACATCACGTACGACCCCGCAGGCTCCGGCGCCGGCCGCGAGCAGTTCATCGCCGGCGGCGTCGGCTTCGCCGGCTCGGACGCGTACCTGAAGGATGAGGAGCTCGAGGGCACCTTCGGCGCCTGCGCTCCCGACAGCCTCCCGGTCGACCTGCCGATCTACATCTCGCCGATCGCCGTCATCTTCAACGTCGAGGGCGTCGACACGCTCAACCTCGACGCGAGCACCATCGCGCAGATCTTCTCCGGCGAGATCACCAACTGGAACGACCCGGCGATCGCCGACCAGAACCCGGACGCGACGCTGCCGGATGCCACCATCACCGCCGTGCACCGCTCGGACGACTCGGGCACGACCGAGAACTTCACCGAGTACCTGGCCGCCACCGCGGAGTCCGACTGGAGCGAGGGCGTCTTCGAGACCTGGCCGTCCACCTACGGCGGTGAGGGCGCGCAGGGCACCTCTGGCGTCGTCGACGCTGTGACCAACGGCACGAACACGATCGGCTACGCGGACGCCTCGCGCGCCGGCGGGCTCGGCACCGTCGCGCTGCAGGTCGGCGAGGAGTACGTGCCGTTCACCGCGGAGGCCGCCGCCGCAGCGGTCGACGCGTCGCCGCGCGTGGAGGGCCGCCACGAGGGCGACCTCGCCGTCGAGCTCGACCGCACCACCACCGAGGCCGGCGTCTACCCGCTCGTGCTCATCTCCTACGCGATCGCCTGCACCGAGTACACGGATGCCGACACCGCTGAGCTCGTGAAGGGCTACCTGAGCTACATCGCCTCGGAGGAGGGCCAGCAGGCCGGAGCCGAGAACGCGGGCAACGCCCCGATCTCTGACGACCTGCGCGCCGAGATCCTCGCGGTCGTCGACACCATTCAGTAG
- a CDS encoding aspartate kinase encodes MSLIVQKYGGSSVADSDRLQMVARRIVATRDAGHDVAVVVSAMGDTTDELMQLALGVSSKPVARELDMLLTSGERISTSLLAMALQELGHDAASFTGVQAGLRTDEEFGDARILEVQPGRIQAAIAAGTIPIVAGFQGGSADQGVTTLGRGGSDTTAVALAAALGADICEICTDVDGLFTADPRVVPHAQRLPQLTTEEALELTAHGAKVLHRRSVEIARRHDVPLRVRSSFGAGAGTWVIDRPIAPELIADPTTATPEEASVEQSIVSGVTHTDDQSMLTVVGVPDVPGTAAAIFAVITGAVATVDMVGQTHTAADTGLIDFSFALPGDDATRAAKALQREQERLGFATLTLTDDVGKVSIVGNGMRSSPQVSAQLFEALSEEGVTVHLIAQSEIRLSVVVPLEQLEHATRVLHRAFGLDAAEIATVAGVAA; translated from the coding sequence ATGTCCCTGATCGTCCAGAAGTACGGCGGCTCATCCGTCGCCGATTCCGACCGACTGCAGATGGTCGCGCGCCGCATCGTCGCCACCCGCGACGCCGGCCACGACGTGGCCGTCGTGGTGTCGGCGATGGGCGACACCACTGACGAGCTCATGCAGCTGGCGCTCGGCGTCTCCTCCAAGCCCGTCGCGCGCGAGCTCGACATGCTGCTCACCTCCGGCGAGCGCATCTCGACGTCGCTGCTCGCGATGGCGCTGCAGGAGCTCGGCCACGACGCCGCGTCCTTCACGGGCGTGCAGGCGGGGCTCCGCACCGACGAGGAGTTCGGCGACGCCCGCATCCTGGAGGTGCAGCCGGGCAGGATCCAAGCCGCCATCGCCGCGGGCACCATCCCGATCGTCGCTGGCTTCCAGGGCGGGTCCGCCGACCAGGGGGTCACGACCCTCGGCCGCGGCGGCTCCGACACCACCGCGGTCGCGCTCGCGGCGGCGCTCGGCGCCGACATCTGCGAGATCTGCACCGACGTCGACGGCCTGTTCACCGCCGACCCGCGCGTGGTGCCGCACGCCCAGCGCCTGCCGCAGCTGACGACCGAGGAGGCGCTCGAGCTGACCGCGCACGGCGCCAAGGTGCTGCACCGCCGATCGGTGGAGATCGCTCGCCGGCACGATGTGCCGCTGCGCGTGCGCTCGAGCTTCGGCGCCGGCGCCGGCACCTGGGTCATCGACCGCCCCATCGCACCCGAGCTCATCGCAGATCCGACCACCGCAACACCCGAGGAGGCCTCCGTGGAACAGTCCATCGTCAGTGGAGTCACGCACACCGATGACCAGTCCATGCTGACCGTGGTGGGGGTGCCGGATGTGCCGGGCACGGCCGCCGCCATCTTCGCCGTCATCACCGGCGCCGTCGCCACCGTCGACATGGTGGGGCAGACGCACACCGCCGCCGACACCGGCCTGATCGACTTCTCGTTCGCGCTGCCCGGCGACGACGCGACGCGCGCGGCCAAGGCGCTGCAGCGCGAGCAGGAGCGCCTCGGCTTCGCAACCCTCACGCTGACCGACGACGTCGGCAAGGTGTCGATCGTCGGCAACGGCATGCGCTCGAGCCCGCAGGTGTCGGCGCAGCTGTTCGAGGCGCTCAGCGAGGAGGGCGTCACGGTGCACCTCATCGCGCAGAGCGAGATCCGGCTGTCGGTGGTCGTGCCGCTCGAGCAGCTCGAGCACGCGACGCGCGTGCTGCACCGGGCCTTCGGCCTCGATGCGGCCGAGATCGCCACGGTCGCGGGAGTCGCAGCATGA
- a CDS encoding ectoine synthase yields MKVIHIDQLDSTDRDVDHGTWRSRRFVLADDEVGFSFHDTLLRAGTETEMWYANHIECVYVYQGEGTLVNRETGEEHPLRPGTMYLLDEHDKHTVRAETDIRCACVFNPPVTGREVHDEHGVYPLLR; encoded by the coding sequence ATGAAGGTCATCCACATCGACCAGCTCGACAGCACCGACCGCGACGTCGACCACGGCACCTGGCGCAGCCGGCGCTTCGTGCTCGCCGACGACGAAGTCGGCTTCTCCTTCCACGACACCCTGCTGCGCGCGGGCACCGAGACCGAGATGTGGTACGCCAACCACATCGAGTGCGTCTACGTCTACCAGGGCGAGGGCACGCTCGTGAACCGCGAGACGGGCGAGGAGCACCCGCTGCGCCCCGGCACCATGTACCTGCTCGACGAGCACGACAAGCACACGGTCAGGGCGGAGACCGACATCCGCTGCGCCTGCGTCTTCAACCCGCCGGTCACCGGTCGTGAGGTGCACGACGAGCACGGCGTCTACCCGCTGCTGCGCTGA